In the Campylobacter lari genome, AAAATAAATTTTAAAGGATAAAACATGGGTGTGAGTGTATTTGATATGAGGTTGCTTCAAGATTCTTGGAGCACCCCTGCAATGAGAGCTATTTTTAGTGAAGAAAATAGAATTCAAAAATGGCTTGATGTAGAAGCTGCTTTGGCAAAAGCCCAAGCAAAACTTGGCATTATCCCTAATGAAGCAGCTATAGAAATAGCTAAAAAAGCGCATTATAAATTTATGGATATGGATTTTATTTTTGCTGAGTTTAAAAAGACCAAACACCCTTTAGTGCCTACTGTGCGTGGTTTAGAAAAAGCTTGTGAAAATGGTCTTGGTGAATATGTACATTTTGGTGTAACAACGCAAGATATCATTGATACAGGCTTAGTTTTACAATTTAAAGAGGCTATGGCTTTAATCAAGCAAGATTTAAAAGATATAGCTAAAAATTTAGCAAAAATTGCAAAAGAGCATAAAAATACTGCAATGATGGGAAGAACCTTAGCTTTACAAGCTTTACCTATAACTTTTGGACACAAAGTTGCAATTTGGCTAAGTGAGCTTAATCGCCATTATGAAAGAATTATCGAACTTGAAAAAAGATTATATGTAGGTTTAATTGTAGGTGCAGTGGGAACTAAAGCAAGTTTAAGTGACAAGGCTAATGAAGTAGAAAAACTTACTTTAGAAAGCTTAGGTTTAGAAGTTCCTGATATCTCATGGCAACCAGCAAGAGATCGTTTTATCGAGCTTGGTTATGTTTTAGGCAATATCAATGCAACCTTTAACAAAATCGCACATCAACTTTTAATCTTAGCCCATAATGAAATCGATGAAATTGCTGAGCCTTTTGGAAAAGGTCAAGTAGGAAGTTCTACTATGCCTCATAAAAGAAATCCTGCAGTAAGTGAAAATGCAGTGACTGTAAGTAATGCTCTAAGAGCTAATATTGCAATTTTAAGTGATATAGAAAGACATGAGCATGAAAGAGATGGTCAAGTATGGAAAATGGAATGGAAGCTTTTGCCAGAAGCGTTTTTGATGCTTTCAGTGGTATTAGCAAATATGAAATTTGTCTTTGATGATTTAGAAGTTAAAAAAGACAAAATGTTAAAAAATCTTGATACGCTTAATGGTTTTGTATTAGCAGAACGCGTGATGTTTGCTTTGAGTGATCATTATGGTAAGCAACATGCACATGAAATTGTTTATGAAAATGCTATGAGAGGCATAGAAAATCATAAAACTTTCAAAGAAGTTTTACTTGAAGATGAGCGTGTGAGTAAGGTTTTAAGTGAAAAAGATATTGATGTTTTAATGGATGCTACAACTTATGTAGGTTATGCACCAAAATTAGTTGATGAGTTCTTAGAAAAAATCGCTAATGCACCAATTCTAAAGTAGGAAAAAATGTATTTAAGTGAAAAACTAGCCGAATTTATCGTAAATTTAGACTATGAAGCTATTCCTAGCGAAGTAAAGCAAAGAGCAAAAGAGCTTATGCTTGATGCACTAGGAACAGCCCTAGCTGCTAAAAATGAAGCTTGTGTTTTAAATGCAACTAAGGCTTTTGAAGCTTTAAGCATAAATCCTAGTGAAAAAATTTGGAGTGGGGATAAAAAGCTTGATGTAATTTATGCTGCGATGGTAAATGCCATTGCAGCGCATGCCCTTGATTTTGATGATACTCATACTGAAGCTATTTTGCACGCTAGTGCTATTTTAACTCCGCTTTGTTTAACTTATGGATTTAGCGTAAGTAAAGATGGAAAAAAAGTTTTAAAAGCTTTTATAGTTGGTTGGGAAATTGCTGCTAGAGTGGGTATAGCAAGCAAAGGAAATTTCCATAAACGCGGCTTTCATACTACAGCTATAGCAGGAATTTTTGGTAGTGTGGCTGCAAGCTGTGTTTTGCTTGATTTAAACAAAGAACAAATCATCAATGCTCTAGGTTTAGCAGGAAGTTTTGCAAGTGGGGTGAATGAGTTTTTATCTAATGGGTCTAATTCTAAAGTTTTGCACATAGCTAATGCTTTGAAAAATGGAATTTTAGTAGCAAATTGCGCAAAAGCTAATATGAGTGGTCCTTTGAGTATATTTGAAGGAAGGGATAATATCTTTAGAACTTTTGGCTTAGAAGATGAGTGTGATAAAAATGAACTTTGTAAGGGTTTGAATGAAATTTGGCAAGTAATGCAAGTTTCACTAAAACCTTATCCAAGTTGTCATTTTGCACATGGGCTTATTGATTGTGCTATGAGTTTAAGAAATGATGGTTTAAATGCACAAGATATCAAAAGTTTACATTGTTTTGTAGATGAGGTGCCAATTTCATTTATCTGTGATCCAATAGAAGCAAAATATACTCCACAAAGTGCTTATGCTGCTAAATTTTCCATGCCTTTTTTAATGGCTTTGGCATTTTTTGATGGCAAGATCACTTTAAAATCTTATGAAAATTTAAATAGAGCCGAACTAATAGAATTTGCTAAAAAAATTAGCTATGAAAAGAAAAAATCTAGCGGTTTCCCTAAATACTTTCCAGGACATTTAGAAGCTGTTTTAAATGATGGAAAGGTAATTAAAAAAGATGTACTGATTAACAAAGGAAATTTTGATAATCCTTTAAGTTTTGATGAATTAAAAGATAAATTTCTTTCTAATGCTAGTATAGCACTTTCTTTAGAAAAGGCTGAGGAATTAGTCAAAAAGCTTCAAAATTTAGAAAATCTAAATGATTTTGATTTCTAGCAATCTCATTTTTTGAGATTGCTTATTATTTTAAAAAAGAAATAATTTAATTTTTTATATAATGTTTTATCTTAGTTTTTGTAAGGAAAAACATGACTTTAGATACATTAAAAGATAATGAAGAAGCTCTTATAGTAGGCTTTGAAGCAGATAAACAACTCCAAGCAAGACTTTTTAGTTTTGGTTTTGCAAAAAACAAAAAAGTTAAAAAAATTCGCTCTTCTATTGCAAATTCTACTATTATGGTAGAACTTGATACAACTTGTGTGATTTTACGCTCAAGTGAAGCAAAAATAATACAAATTTCAAAAGAGTTTTAATGAAAGAAATCATCGTTGCTTTAGTAGGTCAGCCAAATGTTGGTAAAAGTTTATTAATTAACGCACTTTGTAAAGCTAATATGAAAGTTGGTAATTTTAGCGGTGTTACGGTTGAAAAGGCTGAGGCTAGATTAGTTTATAAAAATTATGAGTTTAAATTTATAGATTTACCAGGAACTTATGCATTAGATGGTTATAGCGAAGAAGAAAAAATTACAAAAGATTTTTTAAAAAAGGGTAAATTTGATCTTGTAGTAAATGTGCTTGATTCTACAAATTTGGAGCGTAATTTGATTTTGAGTGCATCTTTAATAGAAGCTAAAATTAAAATGATTATGGCTTTAAATATGCAAGATGAAGCTAAAAATGAAGGTTTTAGTATAGATTTTAAAATTTTATCCCAACTTCTAAATACACCTTGTCTTGGTGTGTGTGCTAAAACTAAAGAAAATCTAAATGCACTTTTGGATTTAATCATTTCAACCCATGAAGCTAAATTTGAAGCCAAAGAGCGTGTTTATAGTGATATCATAGAAGAAGAACTTACAAAAATAAGTGAATTTTTAAATCAAAATGAAATTACTTATTTAGATTTTTCTACAAAAGATTTAGCACTTGCTTTACTTAAAAATGAAGCTAATATAGTCATTTCACACGCTTTGAGAAAAATACTTGATGAAGCTTTGGAAAAAATCTATATGGCATATCATAGCAAAGATATAGAAAGTATTTTTAAAGAAGAGCTAATTGCTTTTGCAAATGGTATATGTGCTAAGGTTTTAAGTAAGGGTGTTAAGTATAAAAATCATACCAAAGAAATAGATTCTATTTTAATCAATAAATTTTTAGGAATTCCTATATTTTTGTTTTTTATGTGGGCTTTATTTCAACTAACCTTTACTTTAGGTCAAATCCCTATGGATTATATAGAAATGTTTTTTGCTAATTTAGGTGATATGGTAAAAAATAATATTAGCAATGAATTCATCGCATCAGCCTTAGCTGATGGTGTTTTAGGTGGAGTTGGTGCGGTTATAACTTTTTTACCAAATATTATGATTTTATTTTTTGGTATAGCTTTGCTTGAAACAACTGGATATATGGCTAGGGTTGCATTTTTATTAGATGGAATTTTATACAAATTTGGCTTACATGGTAAAAGTTTCATCCCTTTAATCACGGGTTTTGGTTGCTCAGTACCTGCATTTATGGCTACAAGAACTTTAAAAAATAAAAAAGATAGGTTATTAACTCTTTTTATTATTAATTTTATGAGTTGTGGTGCAAGGCTTCCTGTATATGTGCTTTTTGTTGGAGTGTTTTTTCCTGCTGATGTGGCAGGAAATTATCTTTTTGGGATTTATCTTTTGGGTGCGTTTTTGGGTTTGATTGCAGCTAAGATTTTAAGAATGAGTGCTTTTAGAGGACAAGATGAGCCCTTTGTAATGGAAATGCCAAAATATAGAATGCCAAATTGGAATTTGGTATGGTTTATGGTGTTTAATAAAGCCAAAATGTATTTAAAAAAAGCAGGAACATTTATTTTGATAGCTTCTTTGTTTATTTGGTTTGCGAGTAATTTTCCTGCACAAGAAAATAATACTCAAAATGCTTTAACTCAAGAGCTTCAGATAGAAAATAGTTATCTTGGACAATTTGGCAAAACAATAGAGCCTATTTTTGCACCACTTGGTTTTGATTGGAAACTTAGTGTATCTTTGGTAAGTGGTTTAGCTGCTAAAGAAGTGATGATTTCTACTATGGGTGTGCTTTATTCTTTAGGTGATGAAGTTGATGAGACAAGTTTAAATTTACAAGAAGCTATAAAAGAAAACATCCCTTTTAACACAGCAGTTGCTTTTATACTTTTTGTTATGATTTATAATCCTTGCTTTGCAGCAACTATAGTTTTTGCTAAAGAAGCAGGAAATAAAAAATATGCATGGTATCTTTTTATATTTACATCTTTATGTGCGTATTTGATCGCTTTTTTGGGGATTAATATTGCTAAATTGATAATTTAATCATCTTTATGATGATTAAATTTCCATTTTTTGCTCTAAAGAATGTTGCCAAAAGGCTGTTTCAAGTCTTACAGTAGTATAAAAAATTTCGTTTAATTTTTTAAATTTTTCTTCACTAATGCTATTTGCATAAGAATTAAAAAAATCTTTAAATTCTTTAATTTCATCTTGAAATTCTTTTCCCGCATAGGTTAAAATCCACTCTTTGTAAGGATGATTTTCTAAGTTTTTTTCATTAAGTCCTTTATAAATTTCTTCTCCTATGTATGCATAGCCTATAGCACAAGCACTCAAAGCACATAGCATATCTAAATAATCTCCATTTTGTCCCACACTTAGTAAGTATCTTGTATAAGCAATATTAGTTAAACTTTCATCCTTATAGTCTAGTTTTTCTACATCAATGCCTAGTTTTAAAATACTTCTATGAAGCTCTAATTCTCCTTCTAAAGTGTAGTTTTGATTTTTAATAGCAAATTGAATTTCTTTAGCATTGTTCGTATTTAAAGCAAGCAGGGCATAGCATTTTGCATAATTATTTAAAAAGATATAATCTTGTTTAAGATAAAATAAAAATACATCTTTTTCTAAAGTGCCATTTTGAAGTTTTTTTACAAATTCATGATGGATGTATTGTTCCCAAGTTTTTTTATTTTCTTTTATAAGTCTATCCAAAAGCATCAATTTCCTTTGCTAAAATTTAAGCTTTTATTTAAACACAGATAATTAAATTTTTCGTAATAATCTTTAATTTTTAACTTTTTAAACAAGAAATTTATTTTTTTATTGTAAAATGTGGTTTAATTTTTTAAACTAGGAGATAAAAATGGCAATTTTTGATGATGTAAAAAAAGTAGTTGTTGAGCAACTTAGTGTTGATGAAGATGCAGTTAAAATGGAATCTAAAATCATTGAAGATTTAGGTGCAGATTCTTTAGATGTTGTTGAATTAGTTATGGCTTTAGAAGAAAAATTTGATGTAGAAATTCCAGACAGCGATGCTGAAAAACTAGTAAAAATCGAAGATGTTGTTAATTATATAGAAAATCTTCAAAAATAATTTTAATTTTTAATAAGGAGTGCGGTTTGAAACGCGTTGTAGTAACAGGTATAGGAATGATCAATGCCCTTGGCTTAGACAAAGATAGCTCATTTAAAGCAATTTGTGATGGCAAAAGTGGTGTTGATAAAATCACTCTTTTTGATACCACTGATTTTCCAGTGCAAATTGCTGCTGAAGTAAAAAATTTTGATCCTTTGAGTGTTTGTGATGCTAAAGAGGTTAAAAAAATAGATCGTTTTATACAACTTGGCATTAAAGCAGCAAGAGAAGCTATGGAAGATGCTAAATTTGATGAAACTTTAAACAAAGAAGAATTTGGTGTAGTTTCAGCAGCTGGTATAGGTGGTTTACCAAATATAGAAAAAAATTCTGTTACTTGCGCACAGCGTGGACCACGTAAAATTACTCCTTTTTTCATACCATCAGCTTTAGTTAATATGCTTGGTGGGATTATTTCAATCGAGCATGGATTACAAGGACCAAATATCTCATGCGTGACTGCTTGTGCAGCGGGAACTCATGCTATAGGCGAAGCTTATAAAAGCATAGCTTTAGGCAATGCAGATAAAATGCTTGTAGTAGGCGCTGAAGCAGCTATTTGTGCTGTGGGCATAGGTGGCTTTGCTGCTATGAAAGCTCTTTCTACTAGAAATGATGATCCAGCTAAGGCTTCAAGACCATTTGACAAAGAAAGAGATGGTTTTGTGATGGGTGAGGGTGCTGGTGCTTTAGTGTTTGAAGAGTATGAGGCTGCTAAAAAGCGTGGAGCTAAAATTTATGCTGAGTTAGTAGGTTTTGGCGAAAGTGCGGACGCACATCATATCACTTCGCCTACTTTAGAAGGGCCATTGCGTGCTATGAAAAAAGCTTTAAAAATGGCAGGAAATCCAAAAGTAGATTATATTAATGCGCACGGAACTTCTACTCCGGTAAATGATAAAAATGAAACAGCAGCTATTAAAGAACTTTTCAAAGATCAAATTCCTTTAGTTAGTTCTACAAAAGGTCAAACAGGCCATTGCTTAGGTGCTGCTGGTGCTATTGAAGCTGTTATTTCTTTAATGGCGCTTGATCAAGGTATATTACCGCCAACTATCAATCAAATCGTAGCAGATGAAAACTGTGATCTTGACTATATACCAAATACTGCAAGAAAAAGCGAAGTTAATGTTGTAATGAGCAATTCTTTTGGTTTTGGTGGAACAAATGGTTGTGTGATTTTCAAAAAAGTAGATTAATATGGCTTCTTATTTAGATTTTGAAAAAAATATTCAGCAAATTGATGAGGATTTAGCAAATGCTAAAATCAAAGGCGATGATGAAGCAGTAAAAATTTTAGAAAAAAATCTTGAAAAAGAAACCCAAAAAGTTTATAAAAATTTAAGCGATTATCAACGCTTACAGCTTGCAAGACATCCTGATCGTCCTTATGCGCTTGATTATATTCAAGCTATATTAAGTGATGCTTATGAAATTCACGGCGATCGTGCTTTTAGAGATGATCCTGCTATTGTGTGTTATGCAGGCTATATAGGTGGGAAAAAAGTTATTGTTATAGGTGAGCAAAAAGGTAGAGGTACTAAAGATAAACTTCATAGAAATTTTGGTATGCCTCATCCTGAAGGTTATAGAAAAGCTCTAAGAGTAGCAAAAATGGCTGAAAAATTCGACATACCGGTGTTGTTTTTAGTAGATACTCCAGGTGCTTACCCAGGAGTGGGTGCTGAAGAGCGTGGTCAAAGTGAGGCTATAGCTAGAAATTTATATGAATTAAGCGCTCTTAAAACAATCACTATAGCAGTAGTTATAGGCGAAGGTGGAAGTGGTGGTGCTTTAGCCATAGGAGTAGCTGATAAACTTGCTATGATGAAAAATTCAGTTTTTTCTGTGATTTCACCTGAGGGTTGTGCTGCTATTTTATGGAATGATCCATCAAAAAGTGAAGCTGCTACTAAAGCCATGAAAGTAACTGCTGATGATTTAAAAACTCAAGGTTTGATTGATGATGTTATCGAAGAGCCAATGAGTGGAGCTCATAGAGATAAAGAAAATGCGATTAAAAATTTAAGTGATTATGTCTTAAAAGCTATAGAAGAATTAGAGCAATACGATAAACGTGAATTAGCTGCATTAAGAATGCAAAAAATCTTTAAATTTGGAGCTTTTTCTGAATAATTTGCATTTTTATGCAAATTTCAACTTTTTTTAAAAAAACTATTGTATAATTACAACTTCAATTCAGTGGTTGGATAGCTCAGTCGGTAGAGCAGCAGACTGAAAATCTGCGTGTCGGCAGTTCGATTCTGCCTCTAACCACCATTTCCTTTTTTATTATAAAAATCATCTAATTCTTGAAGTTCATTTTCGTTAAATCCTGCTTGTATTCTAGCTGTTTTGTTATATACTTTTCCTAAAAGATTAAATTCTTTATATTTGGCACAAAGATCAAGATAACTATCATTTTCGTTTTTTGTATAATTCCACCAAAAATCCCCTTTATTTACATGTTTAATCTCATCATTTAGTATAATGGTAAAAATTTCACTAAATAAACTTTTTATAGGATGATTGGTGGTGTTTAATTTTTCTAAGACAAAAGGATTAGCATCAAGTCCTTTTGCTTCAAGTCCTCTATGAACTATGCCCATTCTGTGAGCAAGATTATCTTTGGTTAAAAACAAGGCTTTTTCAAGATTATCATGTGCATGGAAATCTCCATATTTAAAACCAAGTTCATTTAAAGTTTTTTCTAAAAGTAAAAAATGCTTAATTTCTTCATCAGCTACTTCAAGCCAATCTTGATAAAATTTCAATGGCAAGTTTTTAAACCTATAACTAGCATCTAAGGCCAAATTTATAGCACTATATTCTATATGTGCAACTGAATGTAATATTTTAGCTAAAGATAAAGTGCTATTTGCCTCTTTTGGACGCCTTATTTTCATAGGATGAAGGATTTTAACTTGTGAGTTTTCACAAATGATCGCTTCATGCGAATGATTAAAATCATATAAATTAGATTTAAAATTTTCATAAAACTCATTAAATAATTCAATCTTTTTAAAAATATCTTTGTGATATAAAATTTTTTCTAATTCTTCAAAGAAATTTCTTTTCATTTTTAAACCTTGTTAAATATTATATAAGATAAAAAAGTATAATATAAAAATTTTGAAAATTTAAAAAGGTTTGCTAAAAATATGTTTAATGTCATACATGCTCTTTTTTTTAGAGAGTTAAAGACAAGATTTGGTATTAATAAATATCTGGGCTATTTCTGGGTGATTGGAGAGCCTATGATGGTGGTTTTGGTAATCACTTCCATTATAGCAGCTATTAGAGAATTTCATCATCAAATCATGCCTGAGGGTGTTTCTATCTTTTTATTTTTAGCAGTAGGGATTATACCTTTTTTTATGTTTAGAAGTATTATTACTCAGCTTTTAAATGGCATAGGTGCAAATCTAGCTCTTTTTGCATATAAACCTATTCGCCCTATACATGTTTTTATTGCAAGAGCATTGCTTGAATTTTGTATTTATTTTACTATTTTTATTTGTGTAATGTTTTTAGCTGGATGGTTTTTGCATATGCAAGTTATACCTAAGCATTTTTTAGAAGTGATGTTTTCGTTTTTTTTGCTTGTGGTGTTTGGCTTTGCTATGGGAATGTGTTTTGCTATAGCAGGACATTTTGCAGAGCCTTTAAAAATGGCATTAAATTATTTAAATATAGTTTTATACTGGACAGCTTTGGTGGTATTTCCTATATGGATAGTTCCAAAACCTATTTTAGACATTTTATATTATAATCCACTTTTGCATATTATGGAACTTTTAAAATATAATTTTTTTCAAAATTATCCATTGCTTGATGATTATAATTACTATTACCCTATTGCATGTTTAAGTGTGATTTTGTTTTTGGGTTTGTTTTTTTATTATTTTACTAGAGAAAAGTTGATAGCGGTACGATGATAAAATTAGTTAATTTAACCAAATCTTTTCCTTTGCGCAATGGTGGAAGGCATTATGTTTTTAAAAACTTAAGTTTTGAATTTCCTGAAAATTGTAGTATAGGTTTAATGGGACGCAATGGTGCTGGAAAATCAACCTTAATGAAACTTTTAAGTGGTTCCTTGCTTCCTGATAGAGGTAAGATTATAACCAATAAAAAACTCTCTTGGCCTTTGGGTTTAGCAGGTGCATTTCAACATAGACTTTCAGCAAGGGACAATGCACGCTTTGTAGCTAGAGTGTATGGTTATAAAGGAAAGGATTTAGAAGAAAAGATTAAATTTGTGGAAGATTTTGCTGAGCTTGGTAAATTTTTTGATGAGCCTATGAATACTTACTCAGCTGGTATGAGTGCTAGGATATCTTTTGGTTTAAGTATGGCTTTTGATTTTGATTATTATTTGATTGATGAAGCAGGTGCTGTGGGAGATCCTAAATTTAGAGAAAAAAGCTCTAAAATTTATAAAGAAAAATTAAGTCAGTCAAAAGTTATCATGGTTTCACATAATGTAGCTGAAATTAAACAATGGTGTGATAAAATTATATTCATGCAAGATGGACAAGCTACTATATATAATGATGTAGATGAGGGTATAGCGGTGTATCAAGGAAAAATAAATGCAAAATGATTTATTAAAAAAGTTTAAAAATTTAAAGATACTTAATTCTTTTAAAATAGTATTGATTTTGACAGCATTTGTTGTGTTTTATTATATTTTTATAGCAGCAAATCGCTATGTGAGTGAAAGTGTTTTAAGTGTGAAATCAACTACAGGAGATAGCGGAGCTATCACAGGCATTGCTGCACTTTTAACTAATAATTCTTTTTCAAGCGAGGATATAACTTTCTTAAAATCTTACATCCATTCTTTAGATATGTTAAATATTTTAGAAGAAAAAATTCAAATTCGTGAGTTATATCAAAAACAAAAACTTGATTTTTTTTATAGCATTTCTTCATCGGCTGACCAAGAGGATTTTTTAAAGTATTATCAAAATCGTGTTAAGATTATTCAAGAAAACTCAGCCAATGGGCTTTTGCGTGTAGAAGTAGAAGGTTTTGATCCACAAAGTGCACATTTGATAGCTTCAACTATAGTTAAAGAAAGCGAAAAATTTATCAATGAAATTTCACACAAAGCCGCAAGAGATCAAATGCAATTTGCTGAAGAAGAACTTTTACAATTTAAAAAAAGATATCAAAAGGCTAAAGATGAGCTTTTGGCTTTTCAAAACAAATACGGAGTATTTGATCCACTCAAACAAGCAGAAGGTACGCTAAAACTCATAGCCGAACTTGAATCAAAGATAGCAGCCAAAGAAGCTGAGCTTTTAATGATGCAAAGCTATATAAATGATAATGCACCACAGATTGTTACTATAAAAAGTGAAATCACAGCTTTAAAAAAACAACTTCAAAAGGAAAAATCCAAAGTTTCATCCCCAAAATCTTCTCAAAAGCTTAATGATCTTGCAGCTAAATTTCAAGATCTAACCATAGAAGCAGGTTTTGCAGAAAGTGCTTACACAGCTGCATTAAAAGCTTATGAAAGTGCTAGGATAGAGGCTTTAAGAAAGATAAAACAAGTGGTTATAGTGCAAAGTCCAAGTTTACCTCAAAGTGCTAAATACCCAGAAGCTTTGTATAATATACTCACGGCTTTTATGATTTTATCTTTGATTTATGGAATTGTTAAATTTATTAAAATGATTATAGAGGAGCATAGATACTAATGAAAAAGATATTTTTATTTTTACTTTTACCTTTGTTTTTATTTTCGGCGGTAGATGTTTCTCAAATCGCAAAAATTCAAAATCAACCATTAACTCCATCTTTAGAGCCACAAATTATAAATTATGATAACAACCAAAGTGATTTTAATCAAACTCAAGTTCCGATAACTAAAGTTTTTGGTGCGCATTTATTTAATGGTAATTTTACTAAATTTACCCAACATGTTTACAATCCTGATTATAAATTAGCAGTAGGCGATAGGATTAATGTAAAAATTTGGGGTGCGGTAGAGTTTATACAAACTTTAACAGTAGATTCTCAAGGAAATATTTTTATACCAAAAGTAGGTGCGATTAATCTTTTGGGTGTGAAAAATAGTGCTTTGGTTCAAGTCATTACAAAAGCTATTAATAAAATCTATAAAAGCAATGTCTATGTATATGCAGATATGGATATTTATCAAAATGTATCGGTATTTGTTACAGGAAATGTAAATCAACCAGGCCTTTATCAAGGACTAAGTTCAGATTCTATTATACAGTATTTAGATAAAGCTAATGGTATTAATCTAGAATATGGTAGTTTTAGAGATATTCAAATTTTAAGAGATAATAAAGTCATTAAAAAGGTAGATTTGTATGATTTTTTACTTAAAGGCCAGCTTGATCTTTTTCCTTTTAGAATGGGTGATGTGATCTTAGTAGGTAGTGTACAAAAGTATGTTTTTGTAGAAGGAGATGTGCAAAAACCTTTTAGATTTGAGCTCAGTAATGATATTTTAAATTTAGAAGATATAGCCAAAGTTGCAGGAGCTAAACCTATAGTTACTAATGCTGTGGTAAAAAGCTATAGAGATGATCATAAATTACATGTAGATGCGTATAGCAAAAAGCAGTTTTTAGGTGTGAAATTATATAATGGTGATGAGATAGAGTTTAGACCTGATTATACTGCGCAAAATATTAGCATTAGTATAGAAGGTGAGCATAGTGGTCTGCACTCGGTGGTGATAAAAAAAGGCACAACTTTAGCTGAACTTGCTAAAATGATTACAGTTAATGATCAATCAAACATCAATGCCTTGCAAGTTTTTAGAAAAAGCGTAGCAGCTACTCAAAAACAGCTTATTGAAGCCCAGCTTAAAGAGCTTGAGACGCTAGCTCTAACAAGCTCTTCAGTTAATGCTGAACAAGCTAGTATTAGAGCTACTCAAGCTAAGACCATTTTAGAATTTATTGCGCGTGCAAAGCAAGCTCAGCCAAAAGGACAAATCGTTATAGACAATGTTAAGGCGTATAATTCTATAGTATTAGAAGAAGGTGATGTAGTAAATGTACCTAGTAAAAATAATCTTGTTTTAGTTCAAGGTGAAGTTTCTATACCAGGTGCATTTGTGTATATGGATAAAGAAAAATTAAAGTATTATATTAACCTAGCGGGTGGTTTTAGTGATAGAGCAGACATATCAAGAGTTTTGGTAATCAATGCCAATGGCAAAGCAACTAAATACAGCGGTAGAAGTTCAGCAGATATCAAAGCGGGAGATTCTATTTTAGTTTTACCAAAAGTAGATAGCCAAAATCTCCAAATTTTTAGCATGCTAACACAAATTTTATACCAAATAGCTATTGCAACTAATGTAGTGTTAAATATATAGGAATTTAGATGAGCCAAATAGATGCGATTAAAATAGCCAAAGAAGTTTTTGAGATAGAGTCAAAAACGATTTTAGATTTATGTGATAATTTAAATGAAGGTTTTAATAAAGCTATTGAGTTGATTTTATCTATCAAAGGTAGATGTGTAGTAAGTGGTATGGGTAAATCAGGTCATATAGGGGCTAAGATAGCTGCGACCTTAGCTAGCACAGGCACACCGAGCTTTTTTATGCATCCAGGTGAGGCATTACATGGAGATCTTGGTATGCTTACAAGCGAGGATGTGCTTTTGGCTATTTCAAATTCAGGAGAAACTGAAGAGGTTTTAAAACTCATACCAGTGATTAAAAAAAGAAAAATTCCTTTAATTGTCATGGCGGGAAATCA is a window encoding:
- a CDS encoding beta-ketoacyl-ACP synthase II gives rise to the protein MKRVVVTGIGMINALGLDKDSSFKAICDGKSGVDKITLFDTTDFPVQIAAEVKNFDPLSVCDAKEVKKIDRFIQLGIKAAREAMEDAKFDETLNKEEFGVVSAAGIGGLPNIEKNSVTCAQRGPRKITPFFIPSALVNMLGGIISIEHGLQGPNISCVTACAAGTHAIGEAYKSIALGNADKMLVVGAEAAICAVGIGGFAAMKALSTRNDDPAKASRPFDKERDGFVMGEGAGALVFEEYEAAKKRGAKIYAELVGFGESADAHHITSPTLEGPLRAMKKALKMAGNPKVDYINAHGTSTPVNDKNETAAIKELFKDQIPLVSSTKGQTGHCLGAAGAIEAVISLMALDQGILPPTINQIVADENCDLDYIPNTARKSEVNVVMSNSFGFGGTNGCVIFKKVD
- a CDS encoding acetyl-CoA carboxylase carboxyltransferase subunit alpha, whose translation is MASYLDFEKNIQQIDEDLANAKIKGDDEAVKILEKNLEKETQKVYKNLSDYQRLQLARHPDRPYALDYIQAILSDAYEIHGDRAFRDDPAIVCYAGYIGGKKVIVIGEQKGRGTKDKLHRNFGMPHPEGYRKALRVAKMAEKFDIPVLFLVDTPGAYPGVGAEERGQSEAIARNLYELSALKTITIAVVIGEGGSGGALAIGVADKLAMMKNSVFSVISPEGCAAILWNDPSKSEAATKAMKVTADDLKTQGLIDDVIEEPMSGAHRDKENAIKNLSDYVLKAIEELEQYDKRELAALRMQKIFKFGAFSE
- a CDS encoding ferritin-like domain-containing protein, yielding MKRNFFEELEKILYHKDIFKKIELFNEFYENFKSNLYDFNHSHEAIICENSQVKILHPMKIRRPKEANSTLSLAKILHSVAHIEYSAINLALDASYRFKNLPLKFYQDWLEVADEEIKHFLLLEKTLNELGFKYGDFHAHDNLEKALFLTKDNLAHRMGIVHRGLEAKGLDANPFVLEKLNTTNHPIKSLFSEIFTIILNDEIKHVNKGDFWWNYTKNENDSYLDLCAKYKEFNLLGKVYNKTARIQAGFNENELQELDDFYNKKGNGG
- the kpsM gene encoding capsule polysaccharide transporter KpsM, whose product is MFNVIHALFFRELKTRFGINKYLGYFWVIGEPMMVVLVITSIIAAIREFHHQIMPEGVSIFLFLAVGIIPFFMFRSIITQLLNGIGANLALFAYKPIRPIHVFIARALLEFCIYFTIFICVMFLAGWFLHMQVIPKHFLEVMFSFFLLVVFGFAMGMCFAIAGHFAEPLKMALNYLNIVLYWTALVVFPIWIVPKPILDILYYNPLLHIMELLKYNFFQNYPLLDDYNYYYPIACLSVILFLGLFFYYFTREKLIAVR
- a CDS encoding ABC transporter ATP-binding protein; this encodes MIKLVNLTKSFPLRNGGRHYVFKNLSFEFPENCSIGLMGRNGAGKSTLMKLLSGSLLPDRGKIITNKKLSWPLGLAGAFQHRLSARDNARFVARVYGYKGKDLEEKIKFVEDFAELGKFFDEPMNTYSAGMSARISFGLSMAFDFDYYLIDEAGAVGDPKFREKSSKIYKEKLSQSKVIMVSHNVAEIKQWCDKIIFMQDGQATIYNDVDEGIAVYQGKINAK
- a CDS encoding capsule biosynthesis protein; this translates as MQNDLLKKFKNLKILNSFKIVLILTAFVVFYYIFIAANRYVSESVLSVKSTTGDSGAITGIAALLTNNSFSSEDITFLKSYIHSLDMLNILEEKIQIRELYQKQKLDFFYSISSSADQEDFLKYYQNRVKIIQENSANGLLRVEVEGFDPQSAHLIASTIVKESEKFINEISHKAARDQMQFAEEELLQFKKRYQKAKDELLAFQNKYGVFDPLKQAEGTLKLIAELESKIAAKEAELLMMQSYINDNAPQIVTIKSEITALKKQLQKEKSKVSSPKSSQKLNDLAAKFQDLTIEAGFAESAYTAALKAYESARIEALRKIKQVVIVQSPSLPQSAKYPEALYNILTAFMILSLIYGIVKFIKMIIEEHRY